In the genome of Pseudomonas sp. Teo4, the window TTGCGCGAAGAGACGCCTAATGAAATCCAGAAGCGGATGCCCGATGACCCGAAAGAAAGGGAGCCTAACAGCTACCACTCGGCCGTACTGCGCAGCCCGGAGAACCAACGTTGGGTGACGGCAATGGACATTGCTATTGGCCAGGCGCACAGCCTTGATGATCCGGCTATGCGGGAAGTGTTGGTAGCGATTGCGGATTGGAAGTTGGATAAAACGATATATATGAAGATCACTAAATTACCGGGTTGGGCGAAACTGAGTGAGGAGGCTCAAGCATTGGTTACTGCCAGTTTTCGATATTATGACAAGGGTCTGTTCCCACCTTCGGGTCTCGTATCGCTAACGCCTCCTTCCCTGGTAGCCAACGCACCTGAACAAGGAGTTGGCCGATGAAAGACTATCCATCCTCTCCCCGGACCCGGCCCAACCTCAAACCTTATCAGCTGATCGCCGGGGTACTGCTTGTCCTCTGGATCGGCTTCATCTGGATTGTCCAACTCAAAGCACAGGAAACTGACATGGTACTTCGCGACATGAAACCCGTCCTAGCCTGGGGCGTTGCTGCGATTGTTGGCCCGCTACTGATGATCTTCGGCATTCATTGGTGGGGCAACGCCATGGCCAATGAAAAAGCAGAAATGGTCGCCTATGAAAACCAGGTAAACGCCAGAAACGCCGAACGGCAGGCCGCCCAGGTTCGGACCTACGCCTTGGAAATTCGTGGAGTCGGACTTGGAATATACACAGATGGCCAGTCCGAAATCTGGCAGTTTATCAAGAAGAAAAATGACAACTTCGCTTCGGTCTACCCGCAGGACGCGAAAGACTACGACCCGTCATTAGACACTAGGGAAATCTCCGCAGGCATCAAAGTCCGTATCGCATTCAAGAACTCGGCAGGTGAGGCAGTAGCGTACTGGCCAATCCCGGTGTTTGCGCTAGGGCCGCCCGCCCCTTACGACAGCGCCTCAAGCGCAGCGAACCTGATCAATTCAGGCCGTAATGCTGCGACCTTGGGCGTTACCCAGTTTCTGTGGCAAGACAATGAAAGCACGACGCATGCTCAAGGCATGATCGAGCGACTATTCACGTTTTTTGACGATAACCCGAAGGTGCCACAAGCCTTGATCGCAAGCGAAGACGGTGACGTGACGCGAAACCTCTATCGCAAACCTGGCACACCGGGATTGCAGAATGGCCACGTGGTTCCGACGATCTACGAAAGCATGACTGGCCTGCTGGTCACGCGCTCGGACCGAGTGGATCGCTACATTCGCCCATTTGTCACCCATGACGCCGAAGACAATCAGAACAAGAACTCTGACCTGGGCAAGCTGTGGGCGTTTTACTGGGACCGGGACAGGGCGTTTATAGATTGGTATGAAGCTGCCGAGCACGCTAAAGGCGTTAAATCCCCGCTAGCCCCGGGAACCATGTCCAGCGCCTACTGGCAATCGCAACTGCCCACCTTCTGGAAAACCATCAGTAACCGCGGCCCAGGCCATTTCGAACCGTCCCCCTGGCTGCCCGTGCGTTGGGCCGAGCATCAGCTGAAGGAGTTTGACGCAGCGCCAGTACTGGGCTACCTGCACCGTCCAATCAAGGTTTCCATGCAGGACGAACACGGCAAACGCCTCAAACCCGCATTGCAGGCCAAGGCCTTGCAAGCGGGTTGGCTCAAGGCCCTCGACACGCTACCCGCAGGGCAAAAACCGGTGCGCGTGTTCTACGACACCACTGACAACGCTGAAGCGGAAATCGCCCTGACCAATGCCTTGCACAGCCTCAATACCGATGGCCAAGGCCTGGACGTGGGCAATGTCGACGAGGGCTACGACATCGGTCGACGTCTGGGCAATACCGGCGTCAGCGGCGCACTGGTGGAAATCAACCTGGCCACCATCGCCAGCTACCACGACGGCGGTGCCAGTGCTGTGGTGTACGCCGGCAGCGACGGCAGCCTCAGCGTGCAGATGATCAGCCCGCCAGATGAGGCGCGCAAAGCGAAAAACCAGCAGAACCGTGGCGCTGACCCCTTCGAGTATGGTCTCCCAACCGGGGGCGCACCCGAAGCATGAGCCATCCCATCTGCCTGGGCGACCCCACCAGCAGCGGGGGCAGCGTGCTGTCATGCCAACTGGCTGGCACCCACACCGTCAACGGCAAAACTCCAGCGGTGCTGGGTGACAAAGCCAGTTGCCCGCTTCACAAAGGGGTTTTTGCCTTTGTCGAAGGGCACCCGAGTCGTCGCCTGAATGGTAAGCCTGTGGTGCTGCAAGGTCATCGGCTGGCATGCGGGTGTCATGGTGTGGCCAGCCATGCGTTGAGTGTGAAGGTGATGTAGTCACGAGCTTCAGCCCCCAATCTCAAACCTAATCAGCGGATCGCCGGGGTGCAGCTTGTGTTCTGGCTCAGCTTCATCTGGATTGTCCAACTCAAAG includes:
- a CDS encoding PAAR domain-containing protein, whose amino-acid sequence is MSHPICLGDPTSSGGSVLSCQLAGTHTVNGKTPAVLGDKASCPLHKGVFAFVEGHPSRRLNGKPVVLQGHRLACGCHGVASHALSVKVM
- a CDS encoding type VI lipase adapter Tla3 domain-containing protein, with product MKDYPSSPRTRPNLKPYQLIAGVLLVLWIGFIWIVQLKAQETDMVLRDMKPVLAWGVAAIVGPLLMIFGIHWWGNAMANEKAEMVAYENQVNARNAERQAAQVRTYALEIRGVGLGIYTDGQSEIWQFIKKKNDNFASVYPQDAKDYDPSLDTREISAGIKVRIAFKNSAGEAVAYWPIPVFALGPPAPYDSASSAANLINSGRNAATLGVTQFLWQDNESTTHAQGMIERLFTFFDDNPKVPQALIASEDGDVTRNLYRKPGTPGLQNGHVVPTIYESMTGLLVTRSDRVDRYIRPFVTHDAEDNQNKNSDLGKLWAFYWDRDRAFIDWYEAAEHAKGVKSPLAPGTMSSAYWQSQLPTFWKTISNRGPGHFEPSPWLPVRWAEHQLKEFDAAPVLGYLHRPIKVSMQDEHGKRLKPALQAKALQAGWLKALDTLPAGQKPVRVFYDTTDNAEAEIALTNALHSLNTDGQGLDVGNVDEGYDIGRRLGNTGVSGALVEINLATIASYHDGGASAVVYAGSDGSLSVQMISPPDEARKAKNQQNRGADPFEYGLPTGGAPEA